AAAAGtacattaaatttgaaaatgattataGGAATGGCTCTCAACTATGATTTATCAAATTATCATTCTATGTGcctcaaaaaatatttcatgTAAGCccaatttaaaaaaaaatttaccCAGCACAACAATTTGAAGAACTCATTCCGTGCGGAATGATCCAGcgataaattaaaatattaaattatatctttgcagaaaaaattttaatatagaaGAAAAGCATTTATTTAATTGGTAATGTACTTAAAAGTTAACTACAGAAACCATACTTTATACAGAGgcaataattattgaaatctACAAAAAAAACGTAAAAGCGAGCAATCAATCATTAGTCTATTTGCATAGAGGAAGTTTCTTGAGattcattaatttgttcTATAGTTGGCGGTTGCTCTTggttaataatttgaagatattttattttttcttcttctaataattcattataaaTGTCATTTCTTCCTAAAATTGCCACATCCACATTTTCTTGATTCATTTCTTGTTCAGATGACAAGCTTGATCTTAATGCTCTTAAAGTATGTAAAATCAATTGATCCTTGCTACAATTAgcaaattctttaaaatgTTTTTCCAAATAAGTTTTGCTAGCTTGAGATCTTGACCCTATTGCAATCGAGTAATATTCAAAGCAATTCCCGGAAGGGCatgtttcaaataaatgCGGGCCGCTTTCATCAAATCCTGCCAAGAGCAATCCTACGCCAAATGGCCTTCTGCCGTATTCTTGTGTATTTACCTGGGATTTCAATACAAGCCTGTTAACCAAAGTGTTCAATGGTATTGGTGAATCATATGTGAATGAGTAGTTTAGACATTCTGATCTAAGGTAGTTACAAATTACTTTAGCGTCTGCAGTAATCCCTGAAACTGCTACGCCAATATGGTTGTCAATTTTGTATAGTTTCTTTTGGTACCCAGCGAGCCTGCTTGTACTTCTTTTTATGCAAGCAAGAACAACTATCTCATCGTTTCTTGCTCCAACTACTGCAGTGCCTTGTTTAACTGCTTCCATTGCGTATTCAATCTGGAAAACTCTTCCTTGTGGAGACCAAGTAACAACGTCCGTATCATATTGGTTTCTATACATTATTGAAAtacttattaaaaaaactaaagtaataaaaagGATGTATTCACAACTACTAAATTGTTGTAAGAGTGAACAGAAAAAGTATCAAATACTCTAGAAACCTATTCTAGTACAATTCTATTTTTAGAAAACTTAGGGGGGTGGCGGCAATATTCGCGGgttaataattaatgaataaaaagTCTAATTAAAATAAGTATAGACTGGTGCCTAAACATTAAACTACCTTTTTGAACACCAGGACATTAGTTAATTAGAAACTAGAATAAAACACAAAATTAACTaatttgattcattttgaaatattgtGTGAATTAATCTTGAGAATGCACCTTCTTAAATTagttaattttgaaaatttttatttactaAGTTCATGTAAAATTGATACTTCAATCAAATTATTCCTTATTTGGCTTTTAAAACAGATTTTATATATCTTCATAAGacattcttttttaaacaATGTGATAAATAGTTGTTTTTTTGATGCCGCCATTTATATGACCCTTAATTATTCataaaaatttcattaatacgGAGATGAATTAGCTTTTGGCTCCGCAAAAAGTTGCGTTTGTAGTAATAATGTCAATAGAGAGACCTTTTGATTATAAAACTTCATCTCTTTCATCATGGAATTTACAAGAATACATAGCAACTTTGTCTAGCACGAATACATGcctattatttgaagatatttcTTGTGTAACTGAATTATTTTCGTCCCTTTCTGAGATACAACAGAATATTGTATCTAGACTTATGATTTTGGGAAATGGATATGGAAATTACATAGGAGAACAAGCTATGAATATATGGATACTTAcaacaaaaagaaatgaattGGAATATGCAATTAGGAAATTAAgatcattaaaaataattaaagtcAATGTACTAGATTCTAACTCCCAAAAAAGTTCATCTGATTCTATTTCTGTGCAATACCAATTAAACccaatatttcaaaaaactTTATCTAAATTTTTGTATGAAGGGGATATATCTATTGGATTTGAAATGCCAAAGAGAAAATCCGAGATAAAGATCTCGTATGAATCTCTCACGAAGTTTGTAAGAAAACAATGGagtaatattttgaatattattgttcAATTAAGCGGGAGTCAAAATGTTCCAAAAAATAGTGCTAATACATTttataaattcaaattaatttccCCGGACACAATAAAAGTTCTGGATAATATCCAATTAATTTCTTGCGATATTGGGAAATACaacaaaagaaattcttctaattcaAAGGGACTTAGAATTCAAATTGATAGTAGTTTATCTCAAGAAAGTAATGAACAGTTATTTGATGGTTTTGATCAAGAGGATAGATTTGGATCTCAAAATGACCAAAATGCACTAGACATATACAACGAGATAAAATATGGTATGGCTGGAAGCAATTCTAACAGTGAAGAAGAATATTTGCCAaccaataatttaaaaattaaaccAAAGAAGAGAGTTATTAGTGCCAAACATACCCTTGCAAAAAACCAAGttgataaaatatttgaacaGAAGTTGACACCAAAAGCTTTTTGTTGGTTACTTTGTGATAGCTGTAATCAATTGTTAATGCTTCTTAATGGATTTATAAAATTAGTAGAGCTTGAGTCAAACATTGAAAATGGAGAATACAATTTTAGTCAAATAAACAGTGAAAATATACTAAACCCAACAATTACAAATGTAATAAGTCTAATAATGCGTATTTCAAGTTCAAAAGTTGGCCAGCCAATTTCAATACATAAGAAAacgaataataatattttgatgcGATTTGTTTTGTTTGCATATGATTTAGGACTGCTCTATTTTGATGAATCTATTATTGAGAGTAGTCTatattctttgaaaaataGATTCGAAAATCTTCgtgatttaaatattgaattattgtACACTACTCCTTTTTCATTGTTGATTGGCTCTGAGGGTCTGAAACTTCAAAGTTTATACTCTGCATTTAAAATTGATGACAACTTGATTCAAAAAAGTGACCCCgaaaatatccaaaattttcttcttccatcacatttttattttgacGAAGAATTATGGCATAAATCAACAACTGAAACAAGCAATGTAAAAATAAACGAACCTAACTGTTTGAGTATGAACTCTACTCGTCTCGAGGCAGGAATTATTGTTCAAAGTAACTTTAGGATTTACTGTTATACAGCATCTCCATTACAAGCCAAGATTCTTAGACATCTATGTCAAGTTAAGGTTCGTGGCCCAAACATCATTTGTGGAATATTGACTAGGAAAGGCTTGTTATCCGCATATTCAATGGGAGTGTCAGCTGAACAAATACTTAGATTTTTTTCCAGCAACGCgcatccaataatattaaggCGATTTATGTTAGAAGGAACGAGTATTATACCTGTGAATGTAGAAACGCAGTTGAAACTATGGGAGAAAGACAAAAATAGACTCAAAATTTCCCATGCAAGCACCTTTTCAGACTGGGGAGCAAGCCCTAACGATATTCAGCTATTTAGACAAACGATACTCTATGCAAGAAGTAAAGACATATTACTTTACAATTCCCCCATTGAATTAACAGAAAAAGAACTAAACTTAAATGTtgaattacaaaaaaagattatatTAGTTATAAAACAGGAATATGAAGATGATATTAAGACTTTTATTCGAACAAAAAGAgaagttattaataaataatccTTAAATTTTTGCTTTAAATCTATCGTATAGAtgtaaaattttttttcaaacgCTGtctaatatttctaatacCTTACCAACTGCAATAGTTTTTCCCTCATCTCTCAATGTAAATCTTCCTAACTGAGGGCACTTAGCAAATTCTTCAATGCAAAGAGGATTGGTAAGGGACATGTTGCATGTCAACATATATTGAGATTTTACGAATGCAGGCCtactcttcttttttttcgtTGATAATTCAACTCCTTCCAATAATTCCTCAATGCAGACCTCTTCACAAGATGTGTTACAGTGAATAATGCATTCATATCCACTTGTTATTAGCGGCCTTTGTTCTAACAGTTCAACAAGAAGCAATTGTGCCTTAAACTTCTTAACCACTGGGCATAAATCGCTTTGGGAGCATAAAACAAAACCTTTAGAAAGTGAGTCTTCATCTATATTTAGTAACTTTATTCTTACATTTTCACCTGGGCCAGACCATGCATATTCATCCATTTCTTCTCCAAGACAAATGCTTTGTATTTTTGCCTTAGCACGATTAGGCATTACAACCAAATTATCGCCACATCTAATTGTTCCTAGTTCTATTTTACCCATTGCAATAACGCCATTATCTCTATAGCCGTCCAACAAAGGAATACGGATTATACCATTATCTTCATTACCTGACGAGCGATCAGGAAcagataaatatttatctaGAATATCAAACAATGTAGGCTTTTCCATACTATACCAAGATGCTCTATGATCAAAATACTTTGGATTAGATTGGTCCGAAACatgatatttcaaattttgacCGAGCTGTCCTGAAATTGGGACAAAAAATATGTCTTTGGCAGGATTATAGCCACAAGTTTTCAAATATGGAGTTAGttttttctcaatttcattataaCGATTTTGATCCCACATGCATGTAGGATCATCCATCTTGTTAATTGCaacaattaattgattaacTCCTAGTGTTTTTGCAAGCATTGCGTGCTCTCTAGTCTGACCACCTCTTTCAAAACCAGTCTCAAACTCACCTTTCCTAgcagaaattattaatacgCCAATATCCGCTTGACTAGCTCCAGAGATCATATTTGGGACAAAACTTTTGTGGCCAGGGGCATCTAGAATAGTGAATCTTCTGTTTTTCAAGTTGAATGCAGCCCTCCCCACTTCCACAGTCTTCCCCTTACTTCTTTCCTCTTCATTTGTATCCATAATAAACGCCAAAAACCACGACTCCCTATTCTTCTCCTTCGCCTCCCTTTCATACTTTTCCATAGTTCGCTGGTCTACTAATCCGCAAGTATACAAAATATTACCACAAGTAGTTGATTTACCTGCATCAACGTGCCCAATAAAAACGATATTCATATGAGGTCTTGGATCAGGCTCTAACAAAGAGGCATTTATAGATTTTCCTGATGTATTATTAGTTGGTTGCGCTATACCAGAAGCTTGAAATTCATTGTTTGAAAGCGTagaattcttattattttccGAATCAACGTCATTTTGTAAATTTAAACTGGTTTCTAATTTTTGGGAAATCTCTTCGGCTTTTACATCTCCTCCAGAGCTACTGCCCCTTAAAGTGTCCTCCCAGCTATTCATGTTATATTCTAAGTAGCAACAATTTATGTCgatatttgattttaagACGCAAATCAATAGACACAAAATTCCAGCGCCAGATGATTAATTGTAAAGGAAATCATTGACCGAAGATAATGCgattgaaattttttagCAGTTCTGTTTTCTATTAGTGatataaagaatttcaCAATATGTAGAGGGAGAAATATCTTaaactaataatttttcacATTGAATAAGTGTAGAATATTCTGGTGAAATATCATCGTCCGGATGTAATTTGCAGTAATCAATTAGGAAAATCATGCGTTTGTTAACTTCTTCTCGGATTTTGTCTTTTGATGAACTGCTAAGTTTAGGATTGAAGGCATTAATCAGTTCGAGTAAGGTCTCCGAGATCGTTTCGCCgtattgaatattttgatattcCTTGTTAGATATAGAGTTGTTTTTTGAAAGAGTTAAAATAGTATCTATGATCTTActgttattatttccaatgATATATTCACTTTTGACTACTCCTTGTATTAATAAGTGTCTTAATAGTGACAGTGCTCTTTCACGAACTCCTACATTTTCAGAATGAAGCCACAAAGCAATAAGTGGTATTCCATTATCGGAAATAAATGAGCCTTCTAGGGTTTTATTATGGCGTACCAGTGATGATATCGCAGTAATTccttttgatttatttgtttcAGAATCTTCACCTTGAACGctttgttttaataatgataaagcTCCTAATTTTGCAAATGAATTTTGTACAGGTAAGTTGTTTTGCATACTCTTTGAAAGTATTTGATATGTAATAGATCTGACTTCTTCTGAGCGAGACAAACAGCTCAATAATGGTTGAACTATTCCTAATTTCTCAAAGTTTAAGGCACAGTCAGGAAGTTCTACACAACGATCTATTACTGCAAGTGAGGCAAGCACTTCTTCATCTAAAAAATTTAAGTTTAGTTATTTCACTCCTATTACCAAACTTACCATTCGAAAGACTTAGTTTATCCTTCGCttctaaaattaatttatttggatcAACCACATTTTTCATAGCTTCTCTAACTGCTCCCTGAAGAAATTCCAATCTTTCTGGGTCAATGTGCctaatattagaattagaATATGTATCCTCTATAAAAATATGTAttacaattaataaataataaataggGTACTTTTATACAGTAATTCGAACATACCAATGTATCTTGAAGACCATTTCAAAAGTTGTGACCAGTCGAacatttttataaataaaatgaaaagCAAATAATACCATGGCGCGTTGAAGTTGCATAAATAATATCGTTCTTTTCCTCTTTATAAAAATTGACCAATAActatattaattgaaaaagcTATAAATGTTTAACTATAACTTTTAGTTAATATTCAGACAAAATATGAGTTTTAAAGTAGAAAGTAATCTTGTTCGCTCAAGTACCTTAAAAAGTTACAATAAATCTTATATCAAGAAAACTAGAAGAGGGAAGATTAGAAAAGTCTCAAATGAAATTTATGTTAGAAACGAGATACTATGCGGACTTAATTTTTGCACTTTGTGTTACGGGAAATATTCGGGTATTTCAAACCAAAAAGCTcggaatattatttttcctaactttgatatatttaataaatacaGCGACTTCATTTTAGAAGATGAATCTTTAAATCACGTGGTGATTCCGTATTCAATACTCGACTATTTGAATGAGACAGATAGAACcgttattaataaat
The Cryptosporidium parvum Iowa II chromosome 2, whole genome shotgun sequence genome window above contains:
- a CDS encoding hypothetical protein (domain KOG2160, armadillo/beta-catenin-like repeat-containing protein domain) codes for the protein MKNVVDPNKLILEAKDKLSLSNDEEVLASLAVIDRCVELPDCALNFEKLGIVQPLLSCLSRSEEVRSITYQILSKSMQNNLPVQNSFAKLGALSLLKQSVQGEDSETNKSKGITAISSLVRHNKTLEGSFISDNGIPLIALWLHSENVGVRERALSLLRHLLIQGVVKSEYIIGNNNSKIIDTILTLSKNNSISNKEYQNIQYGETISETLLELINAFNPKLSSSSKDKIREEVNKRMIFLIDYCKLHPDDDISPEYSTLIQCEKLLV
- a CDS encoding translation elongation factor EF-1, subunit alpha; protein product: MNSWEDTLRGSSSGGDVKAEEISQKLETSLNLQNDVDSENNKNSTLSNNEFQASGIAQPTNNTSGKSINASLLEPDPRPHMNIVFIGHVDAGKSTTCGNILYTCGLVDQRTMEKYEREAKEKNRESWFLAFIMDTNEEERSKGKTVEVGRAAFNLKNRRFTILDAPGHKSFVPNMISGASQADIGVLIISARKGEFETGFERGGQTREHAMLAKTLGVNQLIVAINKMDDPTCMWDQNRYNEIEKKLTPYLKTCGYNPAKDIFFVPISGQLGQNLKYHVSDQSNPKYFDHRASWYSMEKPTLFDILDKYLSVPDRSSGNEDNGIIRIPLLDGYRDNGVIAMGKIELGTIRCGDNLVVMPNRAKAKIQSICLGEEMDEYAWSGPGENVRIKLLNIDEDSLSKGFVLCSQSDLCPVVKKFKAQLLLVELLEQRPLITSGYECIIHCNTSCEEVCIEELLEGVELSTKKKKSRPAFVKSQYMLTCNMSLTNPLCIEEFAKCPQLGRFTLRDEGKTIAVGKVLEILDSV
- a CDS encoding possible transcription factor TFIIH, yielding MSIERPFDYKTSSLSSWNLQEYIATLSSTNTCLLFEDISCVTELFSSLSEIQQNIVSRLMILGNGYGNYIGEQAMNIWILTTKRNELEYAIRKLRSLKIIKVNVLDSNSQKSSSDSISVQYQLNPIFQKTLSKFLYEGDISIGFEMPKRKSEIKISYESLTKFVRKQWSNILNIIVQLSGSQNVPKNSANTFYKFKLISPDTIKVLDNIQLISCDIGKYNKRNSSNSKGLRIQIDSSLSQESNEQLFDGFDQEDRFGSQNDQNALDIYNEIKYGMAGSNSNSEEEYLPTNNLKIKPKKRVISAKHTLAKNQVDKIFEQKLTPKAFCWLLCDSCNQLLMLLNGFIKLVELESNIENGEYNFSQINSENILNPTITNVISLIMRISSSKVGQPISIHKKTNNNILMRFVLFAYDLGLLYFDESIIESSLYSLKNRFENLRDLNIELLYTTPFSLLIGSEGLKLQSLYSAFKIDDNLIQKSDPENIQNFLLPSHFYFDEELWHKSTTETSNVKINEPNCLSMNSTRLEAGIIVQSNFRIYCYTASPLQAKILRHLCQVKVRGPNIICGILTRKGLLSAYSMGVSAEQILRFFSSNAHPIILRRFMLEGTSIIPVNVETQLKLWEKDKNRLKISHASTFSDWGASPNDIQLFRQTILYARSKDILLYNSPIELTEKELNLNVELQKKIILVIKQEYEDDIKTFIRTKREVINK
- a CDS encoding proteasome subunit alpha type 1, NTN hydrolase, whose amino-acid sequence is YFFCSLLQQFSSCEYILFITLVFLISISIMYRNQYDTDVVTWSPQGRVFQIEYAMEAVKQGTAVVGARNDEIVVLACIKRSTSRLAGYQKKLYKIDNHIGVAVSGITADAKVICNYLRSECLNYSFTYDSPIPLNTLVNRLVLKSQVNTQEYGRRPFGVGLLLAGFDESGPHLFETCPSGNCFEYYSIAIGSRSQASKTYLEKHFKEFANCSKDQLILHTLRALRSSLSSEQEMNQENVDVAILGRNDIYNELLEEEKIKYLQIINQEQPPTIEQINESQETSSMQID